The Euphorbia lathyris chromosome 2, ddEupLath1.1, whole genome shotgun sequence genome includes a window with the following:
- the LOC136219175 gene encoding probable WRKY transcription factor 20 isoform X4, which produces MHNHITEQSLQFQGQCNSQALASSPKVKSEMAVPSNELSLSARLTTATSVASTAAEVDSDELNQIGQSNNGISATQPDHKVGSGVSMPTDDGYNWRKYGQKHVKGSEFPRSYYKCTHPNCEVKKLFERSHDGHITEIIYKGTHDHPKPQPNRRYNAGAVLSMQEDRSDRILSIPGRDASGAYGQVSHATESNGTPDLSPVTTNDDSIEGAEDDDDPFSKRRKMDTGGYDVTPVVKPIREPRVVVQTLSEVDILDDGYRWRKYGQKVVRGNPNPRSYYKCTNAGCPVRKHVERASHDPKAVITTYEGKHNHDVPTAKTSSHDTAAQAALNAASRIRSDESETISLDLGVGMSSTAENISNSQQHANHSELARHQAQMSNSGFRIVQRTPMTTYYGVVVNGSGMNQYVSRQNPNEGLGVEIPPLSHSSYPYPQNVGRLLTGP; this is translated from the exons ATGCACAATCATATAACTGAACAATCTCTTCAATTCCAAGGTCAATGCAACTCTCAGGCACTTGCATCATCACCTAAGGTCAAAAGTGAGATGGCAGTCCCCTCAAATGAGTTGAGTCTATCAGCCCGGCTTACTACTGCTACATCTGTTGCTAGTACAGCTGCTGAAGTTGATTCTGATGAATTAAACCAGATAGGACAATCCAATAATGGGATTTCGGCTACACAGCCTGATCATAAAGTAGGAAGTGGGGTTTCAATGCCAACTGATGATGGATATAACTGGAGAAAATATGGGCAGAAACATGTAAAAGGAAGTGAATTCCCACGTAGCTATTACAAATGTACACATCCCAACTGCGAGGTGAAAAAGTTATTTGAACGCTCCCATGATGGACATATTACAGAGATTATCTACAAGGGTACTCATGATCATCCCAAACCTCAACCCAACCGTCGATATAACGCTGGTGCCGTTTTGTCCATGCAAGAGGATAGATCTGACAGAATTTTGTCTATACCTGGCCGAGATG CATCAGGTGCATATGGTCAAGTGTCCCATGCTACTGAATCAAATGGTACTCCTGATTTGTCCCCTGTGACCACAAATGATGATAGCATAGAAGGCGCTGAGGATGATGATGATCCCTTCTCAAAGAGGAG AAAAATGGATACTGGGGGGTATGATGTTACTCCAGTGGTTAAGCCTATCCGAGAGCCACGTGTTGTTGTTCAAACTCTGAGTGAGGTTGATATACTGGATGATGGGTACCGCTGGCGCAAATATGGGCAGAAAGTAGTAAGAGGCAATCCAAATCCAAG GAGTTACTATAAGTGCACAAATGCTGGATGCCCCGTTAGGAAACATGTGGAGAGGGCGTCACATGATCCGAAAGCAGTTATAACCACATATGAGGGGAAACACAATCATGATGTTCCTACAGCCAAGACTAGCAGTCATGACACAGCAGCACAAGCAGCTTTGAACGCAGCGTCAAGGATAAGGTCCGATGAAAGTGAGACAATTAGCCTTGATCTTGGGGTTGGGATGAGTTCAACTGCTGAAAACATATCCAATAGCCAGCAACATGCAAACCATTCTGAACTAGCCCGACATCAAGCTCAAATGAGCAATTCCGGTTTCAGGATAGTTCAAAGAACCCCAATGACGACTTACTATGGCGTTGTTGTTAATGGCAGCggcatgaatcagtatgtctcTAGACAAAATCCTAATGAAGGACTTGGTGTTGAAATTCCGCCTTTAAGCCATTCTTCCTATCCATATCCGCAAAATGTGGGAAGATTATTAACAGGTCCATAA
- the LOC136219177 gene encoding uncharacterized protein: MQTMWISLKENVNCGSKHSNKVLLPGKICVKENLNKELIRRFRRSFSEVVNKGFHSPFLYSELNIGDPARNITEIIFQRALTNPSNQLTRKIKRVLRVKNSTEVLERFEKYREKVKELAHHRQQKTHPRSTVDGNELMRFYGTTMCCCGERSRRVSELCRDPACRVCRIIQYNFDTDYTRKNGIRLSTNSEELIDKPISSFKAKIERAVIVCRIIAGTVVDRIDEVKEGCDSVSSKSHHPSSESLVVRNPSAVLPCFVIVFT; encoded by the exons ATGCAAACCATGTGGATTTCCTTGAAGGAAAATGTCAACTGCGGAAGTAAGCACAGTAATAAGGTTTTGCTTCCAGGAAAGATTTGTGTAAAAGAAAACTTGAATAAGGAGCTCATTCGTCGATTCCGAAGATCATTTAGCGAAGTTGTTAACAAAGGATTCCACTCTCCATTTCTCTATTCTG AGCTAAACATTGGAGATCCGGCAAGAAATATCACAGAGATTATATTCCAAAGAGCATTAACAAACCCATCAAATCAACTAACAAGGAAAATCAAAAGGGTTCTAAGGGTGAAGAACTCAACTGAAGTTCTTGAAAGGTTTGAGAAATACAGAGAAAAGGTAAAGGAACTTGCACATCACCGCCAACAAAAGACACATCCAAGAAGCACAGTTGATGGAAATGAGCTTATGCGGTTCTACGGCACAACAATGTGCTGTTGCGGTGAAAGATCCAGGCGAGTTTCTGAACTCTGTCGAGATCCTGCTTGCCGAGTCTGCAGAATCATTCAATATAATTTTGACACAGATTACACCAGGAAGAATGGGATTAGATTAAGTACAAATAGTGAGGAACTGATCGATAAACCGATATCATCATTCAAGGCGAAAATCGAAAGGGCTGTCATAGTATGCAGGATAATTGCAGGCACAGTTGTTGATAGGATTGATGAGGTAAAAGAAGGGTGTGATTCTGTAAGTAGTAAAAGCCATCACCCCAGCTCTGAATCTTTGGTTGTAAGAAATCCCAGTGCTGTACTTCCCTGCTTTGTCATAGTTTTCACTTGA
- the LOC136219176 gene encoding scarecrow-like protein 21 isoform X1, which produces MDRCHRFYDQSTEDQKYFWLDTQKLEQYEFSDNGSQEMQVSVKKFEPHFATESSSGTAGYPVQNSPSTASFSPNESVISQLNSQSCLHDLQDSSENTSSPEKQSYVHKLRELEIAMLEPVEDLDMYNITTPNESNQVSSEEQKWKLLAEMMSRGDLKEALCACAQAISNNDSPTVNWLLTELRPMVSVYGEPLQRLAAYMLEGLVARLQSSGSCIYKALRCKEPASAELLSYMHILYEVCPYFKFGYMSANGAIADAMRNESRVHIIDFQIAQGSQWITLIQALASRPGGPPKIRITGIDDSTSAYARGGGLDIVGKRLSRLAESCKVPFEFHAASVSAPEIQLENLVIRPGEAIAVNFALTLHHMPDESVGTQNHRDRILRLVKSLSPKVVTLIEQESNTNTAPFVPRFVEVLNYYLAIFESIDVTLPREHKERVNVEQHCLAREVVNVVACEGAERVERHEVFGKWRSRFSMAGFTPYPLSSFVNFTIKTLLESYSNKYTLEERDGALYLGWMNRPLIVSCAWT; this is translated from the coding sequence ATGGATAGGTGTCACAGGTTCTATGACCAATCTACAGAAGACCAGAAATATTTTTGGCTTGACACCCAGAAACTGGAGCAGTACGAATTTTCTGATAATGGAAGCCAGGAAATGCAGGTTTCAGTTAAGAAGTTTGAACCGCACTTCGCCACAGAATCATCCTCTGGGACTGCTGGTTACCCTgttcaaaattctccatctacTGCTAGTTTCTCGCCAAATGAAAGCGTAATTTCTCAGCTGAATTCTCAGTCATGCTTACATGACCTGCAGGATTCCTCTGAGAATACTAGTTCACCAGAAAAGCAGTCTTATGTACACAAGCTAAGAGAATTAGAAATTGCAATGTTGGAGCCTGTGGAAGATCTTGACATGTATAATATAACAACTCCAAATGAATCCAACCAAGTCTCATCTGAGGAACAAAAATGGAAGCTTTTAGCAGAGATGATGTCCAGAGGAGACTTAAAAGAAGCACTTTGTGCTTGTGCTCAAGCTATTTCAAATAATGATTCACCTACAGTCAACTGGCTATTGACAGAGTTGCGGCCAATGGTATCGGTTTATGGTGAGCCACTCCAACGGTTGGCTGCCTACATGCTGGAAGGTCTCGTTGCAAGGTTGCAATCATCGGGAAGTTGTATCTACAAGGCACTAAGATGCAAGGAGCCTGCCAGTGCAGAACTTCTGTCTTACATGCATATCCTCTATGAAGTCTGCCCATACTTCAAGTTTGGGTATATGTCAGCAAATGGAGCTATTGCTGACGCAATGAGAAATGAAAGTAGAGTTCATATCATTGATTTCCAAATTGCTCAAGGAAGCCAGTGGATCACCTTAATCCAGGCTCTTGCTTCCAGGCCTGGAGGGCCGCCTAAGATTCGAATTACTGGAATTGATGATTCGACATCAGCATATGCTCGCGGAGGAGGACTTGACATAGTGGGGAAGAGACTATCAAGGCTTGCTGAGTCATGTAAGGTACCCTTTGAGTTCCATGCTGCTTCAGTTTCTGCTCCTGAAATTCAACTTGAAAACCTTGTGATTCGACCTGGTGAAGCCATAGCAGTTAATTTTGCTTTAACACTTCACCACATGCCCGATGAAAGTGTAGGCACTCAAAATCACCGCGACAGAATTTTGAGGTTGGTTAAGAGCTTATCACCGAAGGTGGTAACTCTTATTGAGCAAGAATCCAACACTAATACTGCTCCATTTGTTCCCCGTTTTGTTGAGGTATTAAACTATTATCTGGCAATCTTTGAATCCATCGATGTCACTCTACCAAGGGAGCACAAGGAGCGTGTCAATGTTGAGCAACATTGTCTTGCTCGAGAGGTTGTCAACGTTGTAGCATGTGAGGGGGCAGAGAGAGTGGAACGACATGAAGTTTTTGGTAAATGGAGGTCACGGTTTTCCATGGCTGGGTTTACACCCTATCCGTTAAGTTCCTTCGTGAATTTTACTATCAAGACTTTGCTGGAGAGCTACTCTAATAAGTATACTCTTGAAGAGAGAGATGGAGCTCTATATCTTGGCTGGATGAACCGACCTCTTATTGTTTCATGCGCATGGACGTGA
- the LOC136219175 gene encoding probable WRKY transcription factor 20 isoform X3 → MAEPSPTTGSFAKPQTGHLSNSYSAAPVPSNTFGERKSSGFEFRPHARSNLVPADMHNHITEQSLQFQGQCNSQALASSPKVKSEMAVPSNELSLSARLTTATSVASTAAEVDSDELNQIGQSNNGISATQPDHKVGSGVSMPTDDGYNWRKYGQKHVKGSEFPRSYYKCTHPNCEVKKLFERSHDGHITEIIYKGTHDHPKPQPNRRYNAGAVLSMQEDRSDRILSIPGRDASGAYGQVSHATESNGTPDLSPVTTNDDSIEGAEDDDDPFSKRRKMDTGGYDVTPVVKPIREPRVVVQTLSEVDILDDGYRWRKYGQKVVRGNPNPRSYYKCTNAGCPVRKHVERASHDPKAVITTYEGKHNHDVPTAKTSSHDTAAQAALNAASRIRSDESETISLDLGVGMSSTAENISNSQQHANHSELARHQAQMSNSGFRIVQRTPMTTYYGVVVNGSGMNQYVSRQNPNEGLGVEIPPLSHSSYPYPQNVGRLLTGP, encoded by the exons ATG GCAGAGCCTTCCCCAACTACTGGTTCTTTTGCTAAGCCTCAAACAGGACATCTTTCCAATTCATATTCAGCTGCCCCTGTTCCCTCCAACACCTTTGGAGAAAGAAAATCTAGTGGCTTTGAGTTTAGGCCCCATGCCAGATCAAACTTG GTTCCTGCAGATATGCACAATCATATAACTGAACAATCTCTTCAATTCCAAGGTCAATGCAACTCTCAGGCACTTGCATCATCACCTAAGGTCAAAAGTGAGATGGCAGTCCCCTCAAATGAGTTGAGTCTATCAGCCCGGCTTACTACTGCTACATCTGTTGCTAGTACAGCTGCTGAAGTTGATTCTGATGAATTAAACCAGATAGGACAATCCAATAATGGGATTTCGGCTACACAGCCTGATCATAAAGTAGGAAGTGGGGTTTCAATGCCAACTGATGATGGATATAACTGGAGAAAATATGGGCAGAAACATGTAAAAGGAAGTGAATTCCCACGTAGCTATTACAAATGTACACATCCCAACTGCGAGGTGAAAAAGTTATTTGAACGCTCCCATGATGGACATATTACAGAGATTATCTACAAGGGTACTCATGATCATCCCAAACCTCAACCCAACCGTCGATATAACGCTGGTGCCGTTTTGTCCATGCAAGAGGATAGATCTGACAGAATTTTGTCTATACCTGGCCGAGATG CATCAGGTGCATATGGTCAAGTGTCCCATGCTACTGAATCAAATGGTACTCCTGATTTGTCCCCTGTGACCACAAATGATGATAGCATAGAAGGCGCTGAGGATGATGATGATCCCTTCTCAAAGAGGAG AAAAATGGATACTGGGGGGTATGATGTTACTCCAGTGGTTAAGCCTATCCGAGAGCCACGTGTTGTTGTTCAAACTCTGAGTGAGGTTGATATACTGGATGATGGGTACCGCTGGCGCAAATATGGGCAGAAAGTAGTAAGAGGCAATCCAAATCCAAG GAGTTACTATAAGTGCACAAATGCTGGATGCCCCGTTAGGAAACATGTGGAGAGGGCGTCACATGATCCGAAAGCAGTTATAACCACATATGAGGGGAAACACAATCATGATGTTCCTACAGCCAAGACTAGCAGTCATGACACAGCAGCACAAGCAGCTTTGAACGCAGCGTCAAGGATAAGGTCCGATGAAAGTGAGACAATTAGCCTTGATCTTGGGGTTGGGATGAGTTCAACTGCTGAAAACATATCCAATAGCCAGCAACATGCAAACCATTCTGAACTAGCCCGACATCAAGCTCAAATGAGCAATTCCGGTTTCAGGATAGTTCAAAGAACCCCAATGACGACTTACTATGGCGTTGTTGTTAATGGCAGCggcatgaatcagtatgtctcTAGACAAAATCCTAATGAAGGACTTGGTGTTGAAATTCCGCCTTTAAGCCATTCTTCCTATCCATATCCGCAAAATGTGGGAAGATTATTAACAGGTCCATAA
- the LOC136219176 gene encoding scarecrow-like protein 21 isoform X2 yields MQVSVKKFEPHFATESSSGTAGYPVQNSPSTASFSPNESVISQLNSQSCLHDLQDSSENTSSPEKQSYVHKLRELEIAMLEPVEDLDMYNITTPNESNQVSSEEQKWKLLAEMMSRGDLKEALCACAQAISNNDSPTVNWLLTELRPMVSVYGEPLQRLAAYMLEGLVARLQSSGSCIYKALRCKEPASAELLSYMHILYEVCPYFKFGYMSANGAIADAMRNESRVHIIDFQIAQGSQWITLIQALASRPGGPPKIRITGIDDSTSAYARGGGLDIVGKRLSRLAESCKVPFEFHAASVSAPEIQLENLVIRPGEAIAVNFALTLHHMPDESVGTQNHRDRILRLVKSLSPKVVTLIEQESNTNTAPFVPRFVEVLNYYLAIFESIDVTLPREHKERVNVEQHCLAREVVNVVACEGAERVERHEVFGKWRSRFSMAGFTPYPLSSFVNFTIKTLLESYSNKYTLEERDGALYLGWMNRPLIVSCAWT; encoded by the coding sequence ATGCAGGTTTCAGTTAAGAAGTTTGAACCGCACTTCGCCACAGAATCATCCTCTGGGACTGCTGGTTACCCTgttcaaaattctccatctacTGCTAGTTTCTCGCCAAATGAAAGCGTAATTTCTCAGCTGAATTCTCAGTCATGCTTACATGACCTGCAGGATTCCTCTGAGAATACTAGTTCACCAGAAAAGCAGTCTTATGTACACAAGCTAAGAGAATTAGAAATTGCAATGTTGGAGCCTGTGGAAGATCTTGACATGTATAATATAACAACTCCAAATGAATCCAACCAAGTCTCATCTGAGGAACAAAAATGGAAGCTTTTAGCAGAGATGATGTCCAGAGGAGACTTAAAAGAAGCACTTTGTGCTTGTGCTCAAGCTATTTCAAATAATGATTCACCTACAGTCAACTGGCTATTGACAGAGTTGCGGCCAATGGTATCGGTTTATGGTGAGCCACTCCAACGGTTGGCTGCCTACATGCTGGAAGGTCTCGTTGCAAGGTTGCAATCATCGGGAAGTTGTATCTACAAGGCACTAAGATGCAAGGAGCCTGCCAGTGCAGAACTTCTGTCTTACATGCATATCCTCTATGAAGTCTGCCCATACTTCAAGTTTGGGTATATGTCAGCAAATGGAGCTATTGCTGACGCAATGAGAAATGAAAGTAGAGTTCATATCATTGATTTCCAAATTGCTCAAGGAAGCCAGTGGATCACCTTAATCCAGGCTCTTGCTTCCAGGCCTGGAGGGCCGCCTAAGATTCGAATTACTGGAATTGATGATTCGACATCAGCATATGCTCGCGGAGGAGGACTTGACATAGTGGGGAAGAGACTATCAAGGCTTGCTGAGTCATGTAAGGTACCCTTTGAGTTCCATGCTGCTTCAGTTTCTGCTCCTGAAATTCAACTTGAAAACCTTGTGATTCGACCTGGTGAAGCCATAGCAGTTAATTTTGCTTTAACACTTCACCACATGCCCGATGAAAGTGTAGGCACTCAAAATCACCGCGACAGAATTTTGAGGTTGGTTAAGAGCTTATCACCGAAGGTGGTAACTCTTATTGAGCAAGAATCCAACACTAATACTGCTCCATTTGTTCCCCGTTTTGTTGAGGTATTAAACTATTATCTGGCAATCTTTGAATCCATCGATGTCACTCTACCAAGGGAGCACAAGGAGCGTGTCAATGTTGAGCAACATTGTCTTGCTCGAGAGGTTGTCAACGTTGTAGCATGTGAGGGGGCAGAGAGAGTGGAACGACATGAAGTTTTTGGTAAATGGAGGTCACGGTTTTCCATGGCTGGGTTTACACCCTATCCGTTAAGTTCCTTCGTGAATTTTACTATCAAGACTTTGCTGGAGAGCTACTCTAATAAGTATACTCTTGAAGAGAGAGATGGAGCTCTATATCTTGGCTGGATGAACCGACCTCTTATTGTTTCATGCGCATGGACGTGA
- the LOC136219175 gene encoding probable WRKY transcription factor 20 isoform X2: MWLKGAEPSPTTGSFAKPQTGHLSNSYSAAPVPSNTFGERKSSGFEFRPHARSNLVPADMHNHITEQSLQFQGQCNSQALASSPKVKSEMAVPSNELSLSARLTTATSVASTAAEVDSDELNQIGQSNNGISATQPDHKVGSGVSMPTDDGYNWRKYGQKHVKGSEFPRSYYKCTHPNCEVKKLFERSHDGHITEIIYKGTHDHPKPQPNRRYNAGAVLSMQEDRSDRILSIPGRDASGAYGQVSHATESNGTPDLSPVTTNDDSIEGAEDDDDPFSKRRKMDTGGYDVTPVVKPIREPRVVVQTLSEVDILDDGYRWRKYGQKVVRGNPNPRSYYKCTNAGCPVRKHVERASHDPKAVITTYEGKHNHDVPTAKTSSHDTAAQAALNAASRIRSDESETISLDLGVGMSSTAENISNSQQHANHSELARHQAQMSNSGFRIVQRTPMTTYYGVVVNGSGMNQYVSRQNPNEGLGVEIPPLSHSSYPYPQNVGRLLTGP; encoded by the exons ATGTGGCTCAAGGGG GCAGAGCCTTCCCCAACTACTGGTTCTTTTGCTAAGCCTCAAACAGGACATCTTTCCAATTCATATTCAGCTGCCCCTGTTCCCTCCAACACCTTTGGAGAAAGAAAATCTAGTGGCTTTGAGTTTAGGCCCCATGCCAGATCAAACTTG GTTCCTGCAGATATGCACAATCATATAACTGAACAATCTCTTCAATTCCAAGGTCAATGCAACTCTCAGGCACTTGCATCATCACCTAAGGTCAAAAGTGAGATGGCAGTCCCCTCAAATGAGTTGAGTCTATCAGCCCGGCTTACTACTGCTACATCTGTTGCTAGTACAGCTGCTGAAGTTGATTCTGATGAATTAAACCAGATAGGACAATCCAATAATGGGATTTCGGCTACACAGCCTGATCATAAAGTAGGAAGTGGGGTTTCAATGCCAACTGATGATGGATATAACTGGAGAAAATATGGGCAGAAACATGTAAAAGGAAGTGAATTCCCACGTAGCTATTACAAATGTACACATCCCAACTGCGAGGTGAAAAAGTTATTTGAACGCTCCCATGATGGACATATTACAGAGATTATCTACAAGGGTACTCATGATCATCCCAAACCTCAACCCAACCGTCGATATAACGCTGGTGCCGTTTTGTCCATGCAAGAGGATAGATCTGACAGAATTTTGTCTATACCTGGCCGAGATG CATCAGGTGCATATGGTCAAGTGTCCCATGCTACTGAATCAAATGGTACTCCTGATTTGTCCCCTGTGACCACAAATGATGATAGCATAGAAGGCGCTGAGGATGATGATGATCCCTTCTCAAAGAGGAG AAAAATGGATACTGGGGGGTATGATGTTACTCCAGTGGTTAAGCCTATCCGAGAGCCACGTGTTGTTGTTCAAACTCTGAGTGAGGTTGATATACTGGATGATGGGTACCGCTGGCGCAAATATGGGCAGAAAGTAGTAAGAGGCAATCCAAATCCAAG GAGTTACTATAAGTGCACAAATGCTGGATGCCCCGTTAGGAAACATGTGGAGAGGGCGTCACATGATCCGAAAGCAGTTATAACCACATATGAGGGGAAACACAATCATGATGTTCCTACAGCCAAGACTAGCAGTCATGACACAGCAGCACAAGCAGCTTTGAACGCAGCGTCAAGGATAAGGTCCGATGAAAGTGAGACAATTAGCCTTGATCTTGGGGTTGGGATGAGTTCAACTGCTGAAAACATATCCAATAGCCAGCAACATGCAAACCATTCTGAACTAGCCCGACATCAAGCTCAAATGAGCAATTCCGGTTTCAGGATAGTTCAAAGAACCCCAATGACGACTTACTATGGCGTTGTTGTTAATGGCAGCggcatgaatcagtatgtctcTAGACAAAATCCTAATGAAGGACTTGGTGTTGAAATTCCGCCTTTAAGCCATTCTTCCTATCCATATCCGCAAAATGTGGGAAGATTATTAACAGGTCCATAA